One segment of Clarias gariepinus isolate MV-2021 ecotype Netherlands chromosome 6, CGAR_prim_01v2, whole genome shotgun sequence DNA contains the following:
- the marchf7 gene encoding E3 ubiquitin-protein ligase MARCH7 isoform X3 produces the protein MDSKPRRLPFTVSSSSSLSSTSSFSSSSSALSAGRLYSRGTVLGRERFTRGTTGKLDSEYQSPRIPGSSRDYSSSESCHSRWKMSMPLSSSSSSSSTLCERPWAESSYGGRSKPCSQVESERGLGSYSSLLSSPQDDESKRAKLSYTSRSGYSRTSTSSTTSSTYSNMGGMSDSLWKSSLSPLSRSSSSSSSSSDDLWARRDVDKRTDSGLSGLGEASYRPTPLTSSLYHPERVTSTYAQGARPKESLYSSSRRENGTASSRRLSSDFVPSSYRLVSDYQPSPRLSRDTSTRTSVPLSDPFTVSSSSSSSPSWSSSPYTAQPIRGSSPPRPVPAPVANPTPESGDSDGRSTTRRLLSRLFSRRSSQESTSASGSSSASRSFDSGPEELPSSSCEPPLSGRDRESSETELRSSWLNWNRCNPLFSRRRREGRDESARMDAHSSTHIPLSSPDGGRTTFSQEQDADEEEEDEEEEEEDDVSEGATAPPPTRTSGLSSLLQEAARAPGRTPGVARVMTGPLFRMPQNVIIGLDAAVDGQNQTEAQGKEKPAPSRDPEKLRKIQESLLQEDSDEDEGDLCRICQMGETSSSNPLIEPCRCTGSLQYVHQDCIKKWLRSKISSGSTLEAITTCELCKEKLHLNIENFDINELYRSHERSEYEFISCGLYLVVLLHLCEQRFSDVLGAVNEAGFFNLARTLHEHMDNLENSYTESDEDDAQNSRPSIDFGDLEDDEEEEEELF, from the exons ATGGATTCAAAGCCTCGCCGGTTGCCGTTTACGGTCTCcagctcctcttctctctcttcgaCGTCCTCCTTCTCGTCCTCGTCTTCGGCTCTGAGCGCCGGGCGGCTCTACAGCAGAGGGACCGTCCTGGGCCGCGAGCGCTTCACCAGGGGCACCACGGGAAAGCTAGACTCGGAGTATCAG AGCCCTCGTATCCCGGGATCCAGCAGGGACTACAGCTCGTCTGAGAGCTGCCACTCCAGATGGAAGATGTCCATGCCGCtgtcttcctcttcctcctcttcgtCCACGCTGTGTGAACGCCCGTGGGCGGAGTCTTCCTACGGAGGAAGAAGCAAACCT TGCTCTCAGGTGGAGTCGGAGAGGGGGTTGGGTTCGTACTCCAGTCTTCTCAGTTCACCTCAAGATGACGAATCCAAAAGAGCCAAGCTGTCGTACACCAGTAGATCGGGCTACAGCAGAACCTCAACCTCGTCCACAACCAGCAGCACCTACTCCAACATGGGAGGCATGTCAG ATTCTTTATGGAAGTCCAGCCTCAGCCCCCTGTCCCGGTCCTCTTCGTCCTCCTCGTCTTCATCAGATGACCTGTGGGCTCGCAGGGACGTGGACAAGAGGACGGACTCGGGCCTGTCTGGTCTGGGAGAGGCCAGCTACAGGCCCACACCCCTGACCTCCTCACTGT ATCACCCAGAGCGCGTGACCTCCACCTACGCCCAGGGAGCCCGACCCAAAGAGAGCCTGTACTCCTCGTCCCGCAGGGAGAACGGCACCGCGTCCAGCCGCCGTCTCTCCTCCGACTTTGTCCCGTCCTCGTACAGGCTGGTCTCCGACTACCAACCCAGTCCGCGTCTCTCCCGAGACACCTCTACGAGAACCTCCGTCCCCCTTTCAGACCCGTTTACcgtctcctcctcttcctcctcctccccctcctggAGCTCATCCCCGTACACAGCTCAACCCATACGCGGCTCTAGCCCGCCTCGGCCCGTCCCTGCCCCTGTGGCAAACCCCACCCCTGAGAGCGGAGACTCGGACGGCAGAAGCACGACCCGCAGACTGTTGTCCCGCCTCTTCTCGAGACGCTCCAGCCAGGAGTCGACCTCCGCCTCCGGCTCCAGCTCGGCCTCCAGATCCTTCGACTCCGGGCCCGAGGAGTTGCCCTCCTCCTCGTGCGAGCCCCCACTGTCcggcagagacagagagagctcCGAGACGGAGCTGAGGAGCTCCTGGCTCAACTGGAACCGATGCAACCCGCTGTTCTCGCGCCGCAGGAGAGAAGGGCGAGACGAGAGCGCCCGCATGGATGCCCACTCGTCCACGCACATCCCTCTCAGCAGCCCGGACGGCGGCAGGACGACGTTCAGTCAGGAGCAAGACGCGGACGAGGAGGAAGAagatgaagaggaggaggaagaggacgaCGTGTCGGAGGGAGCCACGGCCCCGCCTCCGACCAGAACCTCGGGACTCTCCTCCCTCCTGCAGGAAGCGGCACGtgcccccgggcggacccctgGCGTCGCCCGGGTGATGACCGGTCCTTTGTTCCGCATGCCGCAGAACGTGATTATAGGACTGGATGCGGCGGTGGACGGACAGAATCAGACTGAGGCGCAAGGCAAAGAGAAACCCGCCCCTTCTAGAGATCCGGAGAAACTTCGGAAGATCCAAGAGAG CCTGCTGCAGGAGGACTCGGACGAAGACGAAGGAGATCTCTGCAGGATCTGTCAGATGGGCGAGACGTCAAGCTCGAACCCACTCATCGAGCCGTGCAGGTGTACGGGCAGCCTGCAGTACGTTCACCAGGACTGCATCAAGAAGTGGCTCAGGTCCAAAATCAGCTCCG GCTCAACCCTGGAAGCCATCACCACGTGCGAGCTGTGCAAAGAGAAGCTGCACCTGAACATCGAGAACTTTGACATTAATGAGCTCTACAGGTCTCACGAGCGG TCGGAGTACGAGTTCATCAGCTGTGGCCTTTACCTGGTGGTTCTGCTGCACCTGTGTGAGCAGAGGTTCTCCGACGTGCTGGGGGCGGTCAACGAAGCCGGG TTTTTCAACTTGGCGAGAACTCTTCACGAACACATGGACAATCTTGAAA ACTCCTACACCGAATCTGACGAAGACGACGCACAGAACAGCAGGCCGTCCATCGACTTCGGTGATCTAGAGGACGacgaagaagaggaagaggagttgTTTTAA
- the marchf7 gene encoding E3 ubiquitin-protein ligase MARCH7 isoform X2 — MRKATRDPECSSAMDSKPRRLPFTVSSSSSLSSTSSFSSSSSALSAGRLYSRGTVLGRERFTRGTTGKLDSEYQSPRIPGSSRDYSSSESCHSRWKMSMPLSSSSSSSSTLCERPWAESSYGGRSKPCSQVESERGLGSYSSLLSSPQDDESKRAKLSYTSRSGYSRTSTSSTTSSTYSNMGDSLWKSSLSPLSRSSSSSSSSSDDLWARRDVDKRTDSGLSGLGEASYRPTPLTSSLYHPERVTSTYAQGARPKESLYSSSRRENGTASSRRLSSDFVPSSYRLVSDYQPSPRLSRDTSTRTSVPLSDPFTVSSSSSSSPSWSSSPYTAQPIRGSSPPRPVPAPVANPTPESGDSDGRSTTRRLLSRLFSRRSSQESTSASGSSSASRSFDSGPEELPSSSCEPPLSGRDRESSETELRSSWLNWNRCNPLFSRRRREGRDESARMDAHSSTHIPLSSPDGGRTTFSQEQDADEEEEDEEEEEEDDVSEGATAPPPTRTSGLSSLLQEAARAPGRTPGVARVMTGPLFRMPQNVIIGLDAAVDGQNQTEAQGKEKPAPSRDPEKLRKIQESLLQEDSDEDEGDLCRICQMGETSSSNPLIEPCRCTGSLQYVHQDCIKKWLRSKISSGSTLEAITTCELCKEKLHLNIENFDINELYRSHERSEYEFISCGLYLVVLLHLCEQRFSDVLGAVNEAGFFNLARTLHEHMDNLENSYTESDEDDAQNSRPSIDFGDLEDDEEEEEELF, encoded by the exons ATGAGAAAAGCGACTCGAGATCCGGAG TGCTCCTCAGCGATGGATTCAAAGCCTCGCCGGTTGCCGTTTACGGTCTCcagctcctcttctctctcttcgaCGTCCTCCTTCTCGTCCTCGTCTTCGGCTCTGAGCGCCGGGCGGCTCTACAGCAGAGGGACCGTCCTGGGCCGCGAGCGCTTCACCAGGGGCACCACGGGAAAGCTAGACTCGGAGTATCAG AGCCCTCGTATCCCGGGATCCAGCAGGGACTACAGCTCGTCTGAGAGCTGCCACTCCAGATGGAAGATGTCCATGCCGCtgtcttcctcttcctcctcttcgtCCACGCTGTGTGAACGCCCGTGGGCGGAGTCTTCCTACGGAGGAAGAAGCAAACCT TGCTCTCAGGTGGAGTCGGAGAGGGGGTTGGGTTCGTACTCCAGTCTTCTCAGTTCACCTCAAGATGACGAATCCAAAAGAGCCAAGCTGTCGTACACCAGTAGATCGGGCTACAGCAGAACCTCAACCTCGTCCACAACCAGCAGCACCTACTCCAACATGGGAG ATTCTTTATGGAAGTCCAGCCTCAGCCCCCTGTCCCGGTCCTCTTCGTCCTCCTCGTCTTCATCAGATGACCTGTGGGCTCGCAGGGACGTGGACAAGAGGACGGACTCGGGCCTGTCTGGTCTGGGAGAGGCCAGCTACAGGCCCACACCCCTGACCTCCTCACTGT ATCACCCAGAGCGCGTGACCTCCACCTACGCCCAGGGAGCCCGACCCAAAGAGAGCCTGTACTCCTCGTCCCGCAGGGAGAACGGCACCGCGTCCAGCCGCCGTCTCTCCTCCGACTTTGTCCCGTCCTCGTACAGGCTGGTCTCCGACTACCAACCCAGTCCGCGTCTCTCCCGAGACACCTCTACGAGAACCTCCGTCCCCCTTTCAGACCCGTTTACcgtctcctcctcttcctcctcctccccctcctggAGCTCATCCCCGTACACAGCTCAACCCATACGCGGCTCTAGCCCGCCTCGGCCCGTCCCTGCCCCTGTGGCAAACCCCACCCCTGAGAGCGGAGACTCGGACGGCAGAAGCACGACCCGCAGACTGTTGTCCCGCCTCTTCTCGAGACGCTCCAGCCAGGAGTCGACCTCCGCCTCCGGCTCCAGCTCGGCCTCCAGATCCTTCGACTCCGGGCCCGAGGAGTTGCCCTCCTCCTCGTGCGAGCCCCCACTGTCcggcagagacagagagagctcCGAGACGGAGCTGAGGAGCTCCTGGCTCAACTGGAACCGATGCAACCCGCTGTTCTCGCGCCGCAGGAGAGAAGGGCGAGACGAGAGCGCCCGCATGGATGCCCACTCGTCCACGCACATCCCTCTCAGCAGCCCGGACGGCGGCAGGACGACGTTCAGTCAGGAGCAAGACGCGGACGAGGAGGAAGAagatgaagaggaggaggaagaggacgaCGTGTCGGAGGGAGCCACGGCCCCGCCTCCGACCAGAACCTCGGGACTCTCCTCCCTCCTGCAGGAAGCGGCACGtgcccccgggcggacccctgGCGTCGCCCGGGTGATGACCGGTCCTTTGTTCCGCATGCCGCAGAACGTGATTATAGGACTGGATGCGGCGGTGGACGGACAGAATCAGACTGAGGCGCAAGGCAAAGAGAAACCCGCCCCTTCTAGAGATCCGGAGAAACTTCGGAAGATCCAAGAGAG CCTGCTGCAGGAGGACTCGGACGAAGACGAAGGAGATCTCTGCAGGATCTGTCAGATGGGCGAGACGTCAAGCTCGAACCCACTCATCGAGCCGTGCAGGTGTACGGGCAGCCTGCAGTACGTTCACCAGGACTGCATCAAGAAGTGGCTCAGGTCCAAAATCAGCTCCG GCTCAACCCTGGAAGCCATCACCACGTGCGAGCTGTGCAAAGAGAAGCTGCACCTGAACATCGAGAACTTTGACATTAATGAGCTCTACAGGTCTCACGAGCGG TCGGAGTACGAGTTCATCAGCTGTGGCCTTTACCTGGTGGTTCTGCTGCACCTGTGTGAGCAGAGGTTCTCCGACGTGCTGGGGGCGGTCAACGAAGCCGGG TTTTTCAACTTGGCGAGAACTCTTCACGAACACATGGACAATCTTGAAA ACTCCTACACCGAATCTGACGAAGACGACGCACAGAACAGCAGGCCGTCCATCGACTTCGGTGATCTAGAGGACGacgaagaagaggaagaggagttgTTTTAA
- the marchf7 gene encoding E3 ubiquitin-protein ligase MARCH7 isoform X1, translated as MRKATRDPECSSAMDSKPRRLPFTVSSSSSLSSTSSFSSSSSALSAGRLYSRGTVLGRERFTRGTTGKLDSEYQSPRIPGSSRDYSSSESCHSRWKMSMPLSSSSSSSSTLCERPWAESSYGGRSKPCSQVESERGLGSYSSLLSSPQDDESKRAKLSYTSRSGYSRTSTSSTTSSTYSNMGGMSDSLWKSSLSPLSRSSSSSSSSSDDLWARRDVDKRTDSGLSGLGEASYRPTPLTSSLYHPERVTSTYAQGARPKESLYSSSRRENGTASSRRLSSDFVPSSYRLVSDYQPSPRLSRDTSTRTSVPLSDPFTVSSSSSSSPSWSSSPYTAQPIRGSSPPRPVPAPVANPTPESGDSDGRSTTRRLLSRLFSRRSSQESTSASGSSSASRSFDSGPEELPSSSCEPPLSGRDRESSETELRSSWLNWNRCNPLFSRRRREGRDESARMDAHSSTHIPLSSPDGGRTTFSQEQDADEEEEDEEEEEEDDVSEGATAPPPTRTSGLSSLLQEAARAPGRTPGVARVMTGPLFRMPQNVIIGLDAAVDGQNQTEAQGKEKPAPSRDPEKLRKIQESLLQEDSDEDEGDLCRICQMGETSSSNPLIEPCRCTGSLQYVHQDCIKKWLRSKISSGSTLEAITTCELCKEKLHLNIENFDINELYRSHERSEYEFISCGLYLVVLLHLCEQRFSDVLGAVNEAGFFNLARTLHEHMDNLENSYTESDEDDAQNSRPSIDFGDLEDDEEEEEELF; from the exons ATGAGAAAAGCGACTCGAGATCCGGAG TGCTCCTCAGCGATGGATTCAAAGCCTCGCCGGTTGCCGTTTACGGTCTCcagctcctcttctctctcttcgaCGTCCTCCTTCTCGTCCTCGTCTTCGGCTCTGAGCGCCGGGCGGCTCTACAGCAGAGGGACCGTCCTGGGCCGCGAGCGCTTCACCAGGGGCACCACGGGAAAGCTAGACTCGGAGTATCAG AGCCCTCGTATCCCGGGATCCAGCAGGGACTACAGCTCGTCTGAGAGCTGCCACTCCAGATGGAAGATGTCCATGCCGCtgtcttcctcttcctcctcttcgtCCACGCTGTGTGAACGCCCGTGGGCGGAGTCTTCCTACGGAGGAAGAAGCAAACCT TGCTCTCAGGTGGAGTCGGAGAGGGGGTTGGGTTCGTACTCCAGTCTTCTCAGTTCACCTCAAGATGACGAATCCAAAAGAGCCAAGCTGTCGTACACCAGTAGATCGGGCTACAGCAGAACCTCAACCTCGTCCACAACCAGCAGCACCTACTCCAACATGGGAGGCATGTCAG ATTCTTTATGGAAGTCCAGCCTCAGCCCCCTGTCCCGGTCCTCTTCGTCCTCCTCGTCTTCATCAGATGACCTGTGGGCTCGCAGGGACGTGGACAAGAGGACGGACTCGGGCCTGTCTGGTCTGGGAGAGGCCAGCTACAGGCCCACACCCCTGACCTCCTCACTGT ATCACCCAGAGCGCGTGACCTCCACCTACGCCCAGGGAGCCCGACCCAAAGAGAGCCTGTACTCCTCGTCCCGCAGGGAGAACGGCACCGCGTCCAGCCGCCGTCTCTCCTCCGACTTTGTCCCGTCCTCGTACAGGCTGGTCTCCGACTACCAACCCAGTCCGCGTCTCTCCCGAGACACCTCTACGAGAACCTCCGTCCCCCTTTCAGACCCGTTTACcgtctcctcctcttcctcctcctccccctcctggAGCTCATCCCCGTACACAGCTCAACCCATACGCGGCTCTAGCCCGCCTCGGCCCGTCCCTGCCCCTGTGGCAAACCCCACCCCTGAGAGCGGAGACTCGGACGGCAGAAGCACGACCCGCAGACTGTTGTCCCGCCTCTTCTCGAGACGCTCCAGCCAGGAGTCGACCTCCGCCTCCGGCTCCAGCTCGGCCTCCAGATCCTTCGACTCCGGGCCCGAGGAGTTGCCCTCCTCCTCGTGCGAGCCCCCACTGTCcggcagagacagagagagctcCGAGACGGAGCTGAGGAGCTCCTGGCTCAACTGGAACCGATGCAACCCGCTGTTCTCGCGCCGCAGGAGAGAAGGGCGAGACGAGAGCGCCCGCATGGATGCCCACTCGTCCACGCACATCCCTCTCAGCAGCCCGGACGGCGGCAGGACGACGTTCAGTCAGGAGCAAGACGCGGACGAGGAGGAAGAagatgaagaggaggaggaagaggacgaCGTGTCGGAGGGAGCCACGGCCCCGCCTCCGACCAGAACCTCGGGACTCTCCTCCCTCCTGCAGGAAGCGGCACGtgcccccgggcggacccctgGCGTCGCCCGGGTGATGACCGGTCCTTTGTTCCGCATGCCGCAGAACGTGATTATAGGACTGGATGCGGCGGTGGACGGACAGAATCAGACTGAGGCGCAAGGCAAAGAGAAACCCGCCCCTTCTAGAGATCCGGAGAAACTTCGGAAGATCCAAGAGAG CCTGCTGCAGGAGGACTCGGACGAAGACGAAGGAGATCTCTGCAGGATCTGTCAGATGGGCGAGACGTCAAGCTCGAACCCACTCATCGAGCCGTGCAGGTGTACGGGCAGCCTGCAGTACGTTCACCAGGACTGCATCAAGAAGTGGCTCAGGTCCAAAATCAGCTCCG GCTCAACCCTGGAAGCCATCACCACGTGCGAGCTGTGCAAAGAGAAGCTGCACCTGAACATCGAGAACTTTGACATTAATGAGCTCTACAGGTCTCACGAGCGG TCGGAGTACGAGTTCATCAGCTGTGGCCTTTACCTGGTGGTTCTGCTGCACCTGTGTGAGCAGAGGTTCTCCGACGTGCTGGGGGCGGTCAACGAAGCCGGG TTTTTCAACTTGGCGAGAACTCTTCACGAACACATGGACAATCTTGAAA ACTCCTACACCGAATCTGACGAAGACGACGCACAGAACAGCAGGCCGTCCATCGACTTCGGTGATCTAGAGGACGacgaagaagaggaagaggagttgTTTTAA